Proteins from a genomic interval of Chroococcidiopsis thermalis PCC 7203:
- the nblR gene encoding response regulator transcription factor NblR, with protein sequence MNEHRPCVLAIVPDESLAAQLNLDLRESGYEPIVVHDAATGIDRSRDRQPDLIAIDRMLGVESGLTVCTSLRRMGTHVPILVLMARDTVDDRVACLEAGADDYFLKPYRTEDFLRLVRLYLHPDPAGTEQLRFGDLVLDLATRRALRHGRAIDLTMKEFELLKYLIEHPREILTREQILENVWGYDFMGESNVIEVYIRYLRLKLEDEGQKRLIQTVRGVGYVLREA encoded by the coding sequence ATGAACGAACATCGCCCTTGTGTATTAGCGATCGTGCCAGATGAAAGCTTGGCGGCGCAGTTAAATTTAGATCTGCGAGAATCTGGCTACGAACCGATTGTAGTTCACGACGCTGCAACGGGAATCGATCGCAGTCGCGATCGCCAACCAGATTTAATCGCGATCGATCGAATGTTGGGGGTAGAATCGGGATTGACGGTCTGTACTAGTTTGAGACGGATGGGTACGCACGTACCAATATTAGTCTTGATGGCGCGCGATACAGTTGACGATCGCGTTGCTTGTCTGGAAGCAGGAGCAGATGATTACTTTCTCAAACCCTACCGCACGGAAGATTTTTTACGCCTGGTTCGGCTCTATTTGCATCCCGATCCTGCTGGTACAGAACAGTTAAGATTTGGAGACTTAGTTTTAGATCTGGCAACTCGTCGAGCTTTGCGCCACGGACGTGCTATTGATTTAACAATGAAAGAATTTGAACTGCTTAAGTATCTGATCGAACATCCTAGAGAAATCTTAACGCGCGAGCAAATTCTGGAAAATGTTTGGGGTTATGATTTTATGGGCGAATCTAACGTGATTGAAGTTTACATTCGCTACTTGCGTCTCAAGCTCGAAGATGAAGGACAAAAGCGATTAATTCAAACCGTGCGCGGTGTTGGATACGTGTTGCGAGAAGCTTAG
- a CDS encoding DUF192 domain-containing protein, whose protein sequence is MNQWLGIVVSFLLLGCTPIIATETTHVVQAPAKEVRGQNLPISAYATIAGRKFELEVAKTPQQQQIGLMYRTSLADNRGMLFVFESPQPTRFWMKNTLIPLDMIFLREGRVIEIAADVPPCKTTTCPTYGTDTEIDKVLELRSGMTAQIGLKVGDRVEIQYLN, encoded by the coding sequence ATGAATCAATGGCTGGGAATAGTAGTAAGTTTTCTGTTGCTAGGATGTACGCCGATAATCGCCACAGAAACCACTCACGTAGTTCAAGCGCCAGCAAAAGAGGTGAGAGGACAAAACTTACCAATCTCAGCATATGCGACGATCGCGGGGCGAAAGTTTGAGTTAGAAGTTGCTAAAACGCCACAACAGCAGCAGATCGGACTAATGTATCGTACTAGTTTGGCAGACAACCGAGGTATGTTGTTTGTCTTTGAGTCGCCGCAACCAACTCGATTTTGGATGAAGAATACGCTAATTCCCCTCGATATGATTTTTTTACGGGAAGGACGAGTCATAGAGATCGCGGCTGATGTTCCTCCGTGTAAAACGACGACTTGTCCAACCTACGGCACTGATACCGAAATCGACAAAGTTCTCGAACTCCGTAGTGGAATGACGGCTCAAATTGGCTTGAAAGTCGGCGATCGCGTCGAAATTCAGTATCTTAATTGA
- a CDS encoding RNA polymerase sigma factor, RpoD/SigA family codes for MPTENTTTTTTENNNTRFTADMVRTYLREIGRVPLLTREQEIVYGKQVQQMMALLDAKEALVKKLRREPTMEEWTAKVNTSEAELNDLIRKGQRAKQKMIEANLRLVVAIAKKYQKRNMEFLDLIQEGTMGLERGVEKFDPIRGYKFSTYAYWWIRQAITRAIAQQARTIRLPIHITEKLNKIKKVQRELAQTLGRSPNAVEIAEALELEPAQIREYLNLARQPVSLDVRVGDNQDTELQDLLEDDGISPENYMTQESLRQDLDTLLSELTPQQREVLNLRFGLQDGNELSLAKVGERLNLSRERVRQLEHQALAHLRRRRANVQEYIAS; via the coding sequence ATGCCCACCGAAAACACCACCACAACCACCACCGAAAATAACAATACCAGATTCACGGCTGATATGGTACGTACCTATCTGCGCGAGATCGGGCGCGTGCCATTGCTGACTAGGGAACAAGAAATTGTCTACGGCAAACAGGTACAGCAAATGATGGCGCTGCTGGATGCTAAGGAAGCTTTAGTCAAGAAGCTACGCCGCGAACCAACTATGGAAGAATGGACGGCTAAAGTCAACACGTCAGAAGCCGAACTCAACGACCTCATCCGTAAGGGACAGCGGGCTAAGCAAAAGATGATTGAAGCTAACCTGCGGTTAGTTGTCGCGATCGCCAAAAAGTACCAGAAGCGTAACATGGAATTCTTGGACTTGATCCAAGAAGGAACAATGGGTCTGGAACGCGGAGTCGAAAAATTCGATCCCATTCGCGGTTATAAGTTCTCCACTTACGCCTACTGGTGGATTCGTCAAGCGATTACTCGCGCCATTGCCCAACAAGCACGGACGATTCGTTTGCCCATCCATATCACCGAAAAACTTAACAAGATTAAGAAAGTGCAGCGCGAACTAGCACAAACCTTAGGACGCAGCCCGAATGCGGTTGAGATTGCCGAAGCGCTAGAGTTAGAACCAGCCCAGATTCGGGAGTATCTTAACCTTGCCCGTCAACCAGTTTCATTAGATGTCCGCGTCGGCGACAACCAAGATACAGAGTTGCAAGACTTACTGGAAGATGACGGCATATCGCCGGAAAACTACATGACTCAGGAATCTTTGCGTCAAGACTTGGATACCCTGCTGTCAGAGTTAACTCCACAGCAGCGAGAAGTCTTGAATCTACGCTTTGGCTTGCAGGATGGCAATGAACTTTCTTTAGCTAAAGTTGGAGAAAGACTCAATCTCTCCCGCGAAAGAGTTAGACAACTCGAACATCAAGCTTTAGCGCACCTACGTCGTCGTCGTGCCAACGTGCAAGAATACATCGCCAGCTAA
- a CDS encoding helicase HerA domain-containing protein, which yields MNSAQPPLGSVIQGSLSQGLEVRLHPDVSVEDMRVGKFLVVEGARSRFFCMLTDVSLGTSSNRIVANPPHPDDDFLREVLAGSGTYGTIELAPMLMFTPEEFVETTNGVSLQGKKNDSNGQNGLASYQPQSSSNIELMPVKTIPRHFSQVYDASERDFRAVFGWEDDPHRRNFAIGQPLDMDVPICIDLDRFVERSNGVFGKSGTGKSFLTRLLLCGIIRKQAAVNLIFDMHSEYGWEAVREGKQFSTVKGLRQLFPGQVQIYTLDPASTRRRGVRDAQELYLSYDQIEVEDLMLVRDELNLSEASLENAIILRNEFGNAWISQLLSMTNEEIQFFCEEKRGNKSSIMALQRKLNRLEDMKYMRPVCPQNYIKQILESLTAGKHVVIEFGAQSNMLSYMLATNLISRRIHQHYVHQAEKFLQTKNPCDRPRQLVITIEEAHRFLDSATVRQTIFGIIAREMRKYFVTLLVVDQRPSGIDNEVMSQIGTRITALLNDEKDIDAIFTGVSGGQSLRSVLAKLDSKQQALIIGHAVPMPVVVRTRPYDEKFYTEIGDVAWEEKPDDEVFAAAELAKADLGF from the coding sequence ATGAATTCGGCGCAACCACCCTTGGGTTCTGTTATCCAAGGTTCTCTCAGTCAAGGCTTAGAAGTAAGACTCCATCCAGATGTCTCGGTGGAAGATATGCGGGTGGGTAAATTTCTAGTTGTTGAAGGGGCGCGATCGCGTTTTTTCTGTATGCTGACAGATGTATCCCTTGGTACTTCTAGCAACAGAATTGTTGCCAACCCCCCCCATCCAGACGATGATTTTTTACGGGAAGTGTTAGCTGGTAGCGGCACGTATGGGACGATCGAACTTGCTCCCATGCTGATGTTTACTCCCGAAGAATTTGTAGAGACAACCAACGGTGTATCTTTACAAGGCAAAAAAAACGACTCGAACGGGCAAAATGGATTGGCATCCTATCAGCCGCAAAGTAGCAGCAATATCGAACTGATGCCAGTCAAAACAATTCCTCGCCACTTCAGCCAGGTGTATGATGCTAGCGAACGAGATTTCCGCGCTGTCTTTGGCTGGGAAGATGACCCCCACCGCCGCAATTTTGCCATCGGTCAACCGTTGGATATGGATGTTCCCATTTGCATCGATTTAGACCGCTTTGTAGAGCGCAGCAACGGTGTATTCGGTAAGTCTGGGACGGGGAAATCATTTCTCACCCGTTTGCTGTTGTGCGGCATCATTCGCAAGCAAGCAGCAGTCAACTTGATCTTCGATATGCACTCGGAATATGGCTGGGAAGCAGTGCGCGAAGGCAAGCAATTTAGCACCGTTAAAGGCTTAAGACAGCTATTCCCCGGACAAGTCCAAATCTATACCCTCGACCCCGCATCCACTAGGCGGCGAGGCGTGCGGGATGCGCAGGAACTTTACCTCAGCTATGACCAAATTGAAGTTGAAGATTTGATGCTGGTGCGAGATGAATTAAATCTGTCTGAAGCCAGTTTAGAAAATGCAATTATTTTACGTAACGAGTTTGGTAATGCTTGGATTAGCCAACTCTTAAGCATGACAAACGAGGAAATTCAATTTTTCTGCGAAGAAAAGCGGGGTAACAAATCGTCAATTATGGCGTTACAGCGTAAGCTGAACCGCCTAGAAGACATGAAATATATGCGCCCCGTCTGCCCGCAAAATTATATTAAACAAATATTGGAGTCTCTAACAGCTGGTAAGCACGTTGTGATCGAGTTTGGTGCGCAATCGAATATGCTGTCTTATATGCTGGCAACAAATTTGATCTCGCGGCGGATTCACCAGCATTACGTCCACCAAGCCGAGAAATTTTTGCAGACCAAAAATCCTTGCGATCGCCCCCGGCAATTAGTGATTACAATCGAAGAGGCACACCGCTTTCTCGATTCTGCCACCGTCCGCCAAACTATTTTTGGGATCATCGCCAGAGAGATGCGTAAGTACTTCGTGACGCTGTTAGTGGTTGACCAGCGCCCCTCTGGAATTGATAATGAGGTGATGTCTCAGATCGGTACGCGGATCACAGCTTTACTCAACGACGAAAAAGACATTGATGCTATCTTCACGGGGGTTTCTGGAGGGCAAAGCTTGCGATCTGTTTTGGCTAAACTTGATTCTAAGCAACAAGCTCTCATTATCGGTCATGCCGTACCCATGCCAGTCGTGGTTCGTACCCGTCCCTATGACGAGAAATTTTATACGGAAATCGGCGATGTTGCTTGGGAAGAAAAGCCTGATGACGAAGTTTTCGCCGCTGCCGAACTAGCGAAAGCCGATCTAGGTTTTTAA